A genome region from Arachis duranensis cultivar V14167 chromosome 8, aradu.V14167.gnm2.J7QH, whole genome shotgun sequence includes the following:
- the LOC107462929 gene encoding SUMO-activating enzyme subunit 2, whose product MASEAIKGAKVLMVGAGGIGCELLKTLALSGFRDIHIIDMDTIEVSNLNRQFLFRQSHVGQSKAKVARDAVLKFRPHINIKPYHANVKDPEFNVDFFKQFNVVLNGLDNLDARRHVNRLCLAADVPLVESGTTGFLGQVTVHVKGKTECYECQPKPAPKTYPVCTITSTPSKFVHCIVWAKDLLFAKLFGDKNQDNDLNVRSSDAASSSENVEDVFVRRNDEDIEQYGKKIFDHVFGYNIELALSNEETWKNRNRPKPIYSKDILSDELAQPNGNVDKKCAFDDEFSVSAMASLGMKNPQDIWSLKENSRIFLEALRLFFTHRGKDVGNLTFDKDDQLAVEFVTAAANIRAASFGIPPYSLFEAKGIAGNIVHAVATTNAVIAGLIVIETIKVLQNDIKSYRMTYCLEHPSRKMLLMPVEPFEPNKSCYVCSETPLSLEINTKRAKLKDFVEKIVKAKLGMNLPLIMNSSNLLYEAGDVEDDMVAIYSANLEKVLAELPSPVTGGTMLTVEDMQQEFVCNVNIKHREEFDEEKEPDSMVLSGWTQHVSAPENKDKPAANNGASTSGASVPAAESDEISIVSPTKKRKLTDVPNAPGNEARNHQDELQVIDDEDDLVMLEGNMEGFKKRKLS is encoded by the exons atGGCTTCTGAGGCTATTAAG GGAGCAAAAGTGCTCATGGTTGGTGCCGGTGGAATTGGCTGTGAGCTTCTGAAGACCCTTGCTCTCTCTGGTTTTCGTGACATTCACATA ATTGATATGGACACCATAGAAGTCAGTAACCTTAACAGACAATTTTTATTTCGACAATCCCACGTTGGGCAATCCAAGGCAAAA GTTGCTAGGGATGCTGTGTTAAAATTTAGGCCCCACATAAACATTAAACCGTACCATGCAAATGTCAAAGATCCTGAATTCAATGTTGATTTCTTTAAGCAATTTAATGTTGTTCTAAATGGACTCGACAATCTTGATGCACGCCGACATGTGAATCGCTTGTGCTTGGCTGCTGATGTTCCTCTCGTTGAAAGTGGAACTACTGGGTTCCTTGGACAG GTCACTGTACATGTCAAGGGAAAAACAGAATGTTATGAGTGTCAGCCTAAACCAGCCCCCAAGACATATCCTGTTTGCACAATCACAAGTACCCCATCAAAG TTTGTTCACTGTATTGTGTGGGCAAAGGACCTACTTTTTGCAAAGTTATTTGGTGACAAGAATCAGGACAATGATTTAAATGTACGTTCAAGTGATGCTGCCAGCTCCTCAGAAAATGTAGAAGATGTCTTTGTACGGAGAAATGATGAAGATATTGAACAAtatggaaagaaaatatttgatCATGTATTTGGGTATAACATTGAGTTAGCTTTGTCGAATGAAGAGACATGGAAAAATCGTAATAGACCAAAACCTATATACAGCAAAGATATCTTGTCCGATGAACTGGCCCAACCAAATGGGAATGTAGACAAAAAATGTGCATTTGATGATGAATTTTCAGTTTCTGCCATGGCATCTTTGGGCATGAAGAACCCTCAGGATATATGGAGTCTTAAGGAAAATTCTAGGATATTTCTCGAAGCGCTGAGACTATTTTTCACACATAGGGGGAAG GATGTTGGCAATCTGACTTTTGATAAAGATGATCAGTTAGCTGTAGAGTTTGTTACTGCAGCTGCAAACATACGGGCTGCTTCATTTGGCATCCCTCCGTACAGCCTTTTCGAAGCGAAAGGTATAGCTGGTAATATTGTGCATGCTGTTGCGACAACAAATGCTGTTATTGCTGGGTTGATTGTCATTGAGACAATCAAAGTGCTGCAGAATGACATTAAAAGTTACAG AATGACATATTGTCTGGAACATCCATCAAGGAAAATGCTGTTGATGCCTGTGGAGCCGTTTGAACCAAACAAGTCTTGTTATGTTTGTTCTGAG ACACCTTTATCGCTTGAAATAAACACAAAGCGCGCAAAGTTGAAGGACTTTGTTGAAAAGATAGTCAAGGCAAAGCTTGGGATGAACCTTCCTCTTATTATGAACTCCTCAAATCTTCTTTATGAAGCTGGTGATGTTGAGGACGACATGGTTGCAATCTACTCTGCCAACCTTGAAAAG GTTTTAGCTGAGCTTCCGTCTCCAGTAACTGGCGGAACGATGCTTACAGTAGAGGATATGCAACAGGAATTTGTTTGCAATGTTAACATCAAGCACAG AGAGGAATTTGATGAAGAGAAAGAACCTGATTCGATGGTTCTCTCAGGATGGACTCAACATGTGTCAGCTCCGGAAAACAAAGACAAGCCTGCTGCTAACAACGGCGCAAGCACCTCAGGCGCATCTGTACCAGCTGCAGAATCAGATGAGATAAGCATAGTTAGTCCTACCAAGAAGAGAAAACTCACCGACGTTCCAAATGCTCCGGGTAACGAGGCAAGGAACCACCAGGATGAACTGCAAGTAATTGATGACGAAGATGATCTTGTCATGCTCGAGGGTAACATGGAAGGATTCAAAAAGAGAAAGTTGTCGTAG